AATTTCTATGAAATTTCCCCAGGGAAAACTATGCTTGCCATGTTTTGACCTCGAGGAAGATTTTTACTCGTTCAACACTTGTAACTTGGAGCATTCAAGAGTCTTGGAGATGAAATTTCAGCCATGAAGGACGAAATTGGcacttcttttgttcttttactGGGGAGAATATGTAGTGATTATGGACATCACCTATCTCCACATTGGTATGATATTATCTATTTTGGGTTTAAGCTCTCATGAATTTGCTCTTGAGCTATATCTCAAAAGACTTTATaccaatataaatatttgttcaTCCTTATATACTCTTGATCCTCCTCATTTCTAGCCAATGTAGGATTTTGAACGTATACCCAACAGAATAAAGGGTTCCAACCagctattaattttattttattttactttattttatttatacatcaCTCATGAAACATACAGAACAGAGTTGGTCAAGGAGACCATCAATCTGCTTATATTCTAGCATGTTGAGAAAGTCATATGGCATGATGGTAATAACATGAAATTGAAAGGTGCTGAAATCCGACATAAGAGAGATTGAGCACGAGGGACGGCTGCTCAAATGTCAAGAACAAGGCCCATTGAACtttccaataaaaagaaaataaagaactcTACCATGGCCAGCAGATCATGCTTGTCTTTCACGGGcctaataattgtttttcaaaaaaaaaaaacattaagataaTTACagtacatttttttatataaataatatcaaataaaatatttatacacatatctatttaaataaatttaaaaaatatctatattattaaatgaaaaaaataagtcattaacaataactaaatatacatataaaaaaatcaagaaacaaatacaaatcaatatattttatttcataataaagTTCATTCACTCAATAGTTTTTAATAACTCTATTTATTAAATACAcatataaaagtaattaaataaaaccaaaaatatatatattacaaggtTGCACTTGTTATAAATACTAtccaattaaatattttcatctttaaaaataaattttaattatataaaacattaaaaaaaaaaaatgaattagaataatctcttgaaaagttaagtacataaaaaaaattaaaaaaaaactattatttaaaaaagactaaatacaaaaaataaaaaatcaaagagaaagggaattaatttcaatatggatttaaaaaaaacacatttaaaaaatcatgattttttttaaaaagaaaaattagaagaaaaagaaagagagaaaaaaaaaaaaaagggaggatcAGGCCAGCGCTTAACCCATTTAAAAAGGGCTCGTGTGAAGGCCTGTTACCAAGGCTATTTGTGTGCTATTGCCAGAGGCTAAATCATCTTTTATTGTTCCAATTCACAATGACACTAATTCAAGTGTATATTATACATCTGTTATTTGATTCCAGTACATCCAATTCACGCTTTTATTTGCAAAACGAAGTCTATGTACTGTATATCACTCTCATGAAACATACAGAACACAGTGGGTGAAGGGACCAAGGGTACGATAGTTTTCAGGTTCAAAAAgcgttttaaaatattttaattttttttatgattttgaattgatgtgatgatattaaaattaaattttaaaaaataacaaatattttattattttaatttatttttagataaaaaaaactttaaaaataaaaattattataaaaataaacaaacactaTATATATGGATAGACAAAGACTGCTAAGATTCTAACATGGTTGAGAAAGTCATATGACATGATGTTaataatatgaaattgaaagtcATGTAACCTATGATAGTAGTTGCTTTTtagaatgtattttttttttaaaacacatcgaaataatatattttttgatattagtatatcaattaaatgatatgaaaatacaaataaaattaatttaaggcaaagaaaaaaaattattttcttagaattatttttgaaacacaaaaacaaacggtttctaaaacataattaatatagATTAGTTAATAGGTTattaaatagtttaataaatatgaatgataaaatatttggtaaattttaagaagttattttttattataagtacACATTTGATAAACAGGTgagataaaaaagttaattaagaaaattaaatttaggattttaatttcttaaaaagctTGTTATTGACATGGTATGCTtcttctaaataattatttgaaaattaaaatttatatttaattattctttttgaatttaagaattatttacaACATGGACAGCTTTATTTGTGCAAGTCCTTTATAAGATATAAAGTACAAACATATCCAAAGATCCATCGGGCATGTACTCATCCTATAAGGCTCTTTCAGTCCTCTCATGGAAAAAACCCATAAGATTAACTGTGTTTATATGGGAAGTTCTACTAATGCTTGCAACTCCATTAATAAATTCTTCTCCATAGTGAGGACTTTTACAGCCAGAAGACGACCATCTAGCAACTTCCCTTCATATACACCATCAAATCCCCCTTGATCTAATCTGTTGTTAAAcgagttgtttgtttttttaatatctgaAAATGAATACCACTCTGGAATAAGAGAGTGATAGTTCATTATGCTCTGTGTTCTTTCATCAGAGGGTCATTGTCTTTGCCACTAaataatccttttcttttagtaaTACTTCATTTGACTAGTTAAATGGCATACTGAATTATATTCTATTACCAGCAGGTTTCTTaactctttctttctctgtcaACTGTAGTGAAAAGGAACATCTATTTGTAATGTGTCATTACAACCTcccttcctttttgttttcgTCTTCCCCAAAGCCTTGTAAGCAAGGATTGGTTCCTACTATTTCATCTTCGATAAATGAATTCACTCTTTGCCTCCTGTGTTGGCCGTTCAGGTTCATGGTCGTTATAATGACCAGAGTAAGAAACATATGGAAGTTCGCTATGAAAATTGCAATGAAGCATTGATGACATTAACCACAAGCAATAATAAAGATCGACCTCTTAGTCTCGTCTAAACCTTGAAATTATAAACAATGACAAGTAAGCAGGGAAAGATCAATTCTAAACTTCCCACATATTGAACATCAAGTACATACTAGAATTTGTTAACATCATGGACAAAAAATTTTCAGTTTCCAGTTACAAGTCACTTTCATCAGCAGACAATTTGTTTACCTCGTCTCCCTGCGATGACACGCAAGGCAGTGATGATACAGTGGAAGAGTGCTCTTGAACAGACCTTttaggagaagaaaaggaaggtcTCGGTGGAATTTGCAAAGATTGAAGACTGCCTTCAAACATCTCTACCACCTTTGTCATTGATGGTCTATGTGATGGAATGGTTTGGATGCACCACAAACCCACTAAGATCATCTTTTCAACaatctcttcttcctcttttgtTATACCTCCATGAAGTGTTGAAATCTTTCCTGGTTCAAGATACATATAAAACCAATCTGGGAAATACATCTCGTTGGTTTCCAACGATCCCATATCaaagtcttttctttgtccGACCATGTCAAGAACCATCATTCCATAACTATACACATCAGACTTGTAAGTTACTCCTCCAAAAGATCTGCAGAATACTTCAGGTGCTATGTAACCAACAGTCCCTCGTGCACCTATCATTGAAATCTTACTTACTTTGCTCTGGCATAGCTTCGCGAGACCAAAATCTGAGATCTTTGGACGAAATTCTTCATCAAGAAGAATGTTGTGAGGTTTTATGTCAAAATGCACAATCCGAGTGTTACACCCTCTATGCAAGTACTCCAAACCTCTAGCAATACCAACTgcaatttcatataattttttccatTCTAAACGACAGTTTGTACGTGGGGATcctttatcaaatataaagcTATCTAGAGATCCATTGGGCATGAATTCATAAATCAAAGCTCTTTTATTCCTCTCGTAGCAGAAACCCAAAAGGGTAACTACATTCACGTGGGAAGTTCTACTGATGCTTGCAACTTCATTCATGAACTCTTCTCCATCATCATTGGACTCTTTTAGGACTTTTACAGCCACAAGACAACTGTCTGGTAACTTTCCTTTGTATACATAACCAAATCCCCCCTGACCTAGTATATTGATGAATGAGCTGGTCATTTTCTTGATATCTGAATATGAATAACGCTTCGGAGTAAGAGAATGGTTGTCCATCATGAATGTTTCAACACTGTCAACATGCTGTGAATTCTTCGACCTGAAGATCTTTGCTATGACagcactaaatgaatcttttctTCTAGTGAGACATATTGTAattatgaaaaaagttattattactGCCATAACTGCTGATATGCCTGTAATTTAAGATGCATCATCATCaataccatcatcatcaaacgaaaaaaatggatttattatgataatatttaccTATAGCACTATGTAGTCGCCTACGACTCCATGAAGATCCTGTAAGAGGAAATCAAATAATGTTAGGGAGTTCGTGTTGGGACTGCGTCAATTGTTGGAATGATGATTGtgtatttataggaaatgtaattattagatttatttatatgGCATATATATGACACAATATATTCATTTAGAGGCTGAATTATTACTATGTAACCTTGTACTTTCAAACTAAAACTACATTAAAGTTGACGATATTATATTTCAATGTCAAAATATATACTTCTCCGCCCCTAACTtcaattataatcaaattacatccttgaaaaataaaaagctcattttttttataaagcatAAAGTTTAAATATTACATGAGATTgcaaattttaatttacataCAAAATGAGACATAAAGCTAAAAAATGAACCATGCTACATCGATTTGATTAGTACTAGTTTATCCACCTGCACTTTCGTTGTAGGTTAAACACAAATTTTTTGAAACTTTAGAAACCTTACTTAgattgttaaaaattttatggtattattattaaattcggCACAatgatttgaacttgaaaaaattcctatctaatttttttattgatatttagtAAACTTGTCAACCCTGTAATCTGGATTATGGACTTCTTTGAgtcgaattaatttttattttattatatgattgaaaataacaagattaatttattattaattcaatattaaatgtaaaattcaataaaaaccccatattaaataatagaattgtcaaaaatataaaaaaataccaaaaaaaacccaaaccccgacttttttattaatgtttagtCAAGATTATGAACTCGActtgatcaatttattttttttattttattttatgataaaaactacaaaaaaataatttatcatcaaCAATAGTTTCAATCTAACTTatggacttgaaaaaaaataaaaaaaaaaaacatagcaaaaaaaaaactaagaaaaaaaaaaaaaaccaaccgcACTGGTAACAATGTGACTTCAATGTAGCTTGagaattctttttatatttaaaaacatttttatccgATCGAAAGAAACTAATTAATAACTATTGCAATGCCCTCCTCCAACTATCAAACTTGTATTTATAATTAACAAGTACCGAGAAAATTGAAGATTAGTTTGAGAAATCCTTTGGACTAAAAAGTCcgtaaatttgaattatttgttttaaagctACGGTCATGTAAGTAAAATGTACTGTGATATCCCACAGGTGACCAATAGAAAAAACGCACTTGGAGTATGGACTGGGCTGGTCAACAATGAAATAGAtgtatagaaattaaattaaattaaatagaaggTTGAAATCGATTGCGTGATATTGGATTTTAGTGATGGAGACGAGGCCTCACTTGACTTGACTAAACGAAAAGGTGATTTAACTGTatctctttttataaaatattattttttaaaacagtattgtttttaatttgtaattatatcttttaaaattatatttattgaaaattaaattttataatttttataatttatttcttatgagGTTTATTGAAACTGTTGTGTGACATTGGGTTTCAGACGAAGCCTCACTTGACATGACTCAAGGatatattatgtttattttcttcacttttaaaCGAACTAATATTCCCTGTAATTTTATGTTGATTAGATTTTCGTAATCCCAACTGAAAAACATCATTATTGATTAGATTGTTTATCGGATGAGATCCTTCCGCAATTACAGTCTCTTTTCTAGGGGTAACCTATTTATTATGTTACAGAAAAAATATaccatctatttatttttaaaaaaataaaaaaatttgaaaaattatatatgatcCACATATCTATATATTGAGAagatttaaatcaaattgagacttataaatttattttaattcaaaagaggatattataaaaaaaaataaaacaaaagtacttaattaagaaacacatttaaaaataaaataaaaatctagttttttaaaagaatctcttaaattaaacttttaaattcgtaacatgttaaaaattttgctagactttaatgttaaattcttAGCTATGATGTTTACTTCTGTCCAagtctatttaaaataaaattaaaataacaaaacaggAACGGAACTAATTAAGGTGTGAAGCATCAACAAGTGACTGGAGTTCATCATCAACTGATTCGAGGAGAAGTTAGGTACATACCTCGAGCACATGTTTTTGATCCACGTGATTGATTTGGACAGTAACAAGTTGTTTGATTAGTTGCATAGTCAATACCACAAGCTCCTGAAGAGGTGAAGCATTCCAAACACGCCTTCCAACCGACCTTCAATCTTACCTCGAATCCTTTTCTCAGGAGTTCTTCCCAACCTGGCAGATCCTTGATTGGTGGCCAATCTGTTATAGAAACTGGCACTAAGACACTACGATTGCATTCACCAGGACCAGTATCTCCTTCTAATTGGATATAACCACCTTGATCATTAACCTCATTTATTTTGCAAGTGAAAGGTATAACAGGTATTCTACCAGGTATGGTTGGAGGAGCATCCTTGCAACCATAAaagattgtaagatttttgtaaTCCTCAATATCAGACTCGAAAACATTAGGATTGAACGTGCTGTTCATAAATTGCGGTGGACACAATCCAGCAAAGGACTCCTCTCTTGCAATCCTGAGAATTCTATCATCCTGATAGATTCCCAAAACACGATATGCAACCTGATTGATATTCATCTTGGTGATATTATTCTCACACCTGAGCTCCAATTCAGGAACGCCACAGGCACGTGGTCTGTCATAATTTCCCCAGAATGGAAAACCCGCGGAGATATTCCCACATACAAACTGTTTACGACAGGCAGTGAACAGGTCATCGTAGCTCGAGGATGAAGGGACATGAATGAAGAGCAACAATACAAGAACCAAatctgaaagaaaagaaaaggccgaGGAATTCATTCTGGCAAGAGGAAGTAGCATAGGAGAAATGGAATTGTGTGTTAGCAAAATGGGCTTGGTTGTTTCGAGGATAAAGAGATGAGTCTTGACGTGCTACTTATCAATTCATTCTGCAGGAGGAAGTAGCATAGGAGAAATGGAATTGTGTGGATTTAAATGCTTGGTGGactaaaagtttttaatttatttttttattgggaaagGGCTACCACATTAATTTCTTTCTACGAGGCCTCTATATGCAAAATGAAGTCTTTGTATGCTATGATGCATCACTGTCTTGGGGACTAAAAGAAGACAACAGAATCggtca
This DNA window, taken from Populus alba chromosome 17, ASM523922v2, whole genome shotgun sequence, encodes the following:
- the LOC118029717 gene encoding LEAF RUST 10 DISEASE-RESISTANCEUS RECEPTOR-LIKE PROTEIN KINASE-like 2.3, which translates into the protein MLLPLARMNSSAFSFLSDLVLVLLLFIHVPSSSSYDDLFTACRKQFVCGNISAGFPFWGNYDRPRACGVPELELRCENNITKMNINQVAYRVLGIYQDDRILRIAREESFAGLCPPQFMNSTFNPNVFESDIEDYKNLTIFYGCKDAPPTIPGRIPVIPFTCKINEVNDQGGYIQLEGDTGPGECNRSVLVPVSITDWPPIKDLPGWEELLRKGFEVRLKVGWKACLECFTSSGACGIDYATNQTTCYCPNQSRGSKTCARGSSWSRRRLHSAIGISAVMAVIITFFIITICLTRRKDSFSAVIAKIFRSKNSQHVDSVETFMMDNHSLTPKRYSYSDIKKMTSSFINILGQGGFGYVYKGKLPDSCLVAVKVLKESNDDGEEFMNEVASISRTSHVNVVTLLGFCYERNKRALIYEFMPNGSLDSFIFDKGSPRTNCRLEWKKLYEIAVGIARGLEYLHRGCNTRIVHFDIKPHNILLDEEFRPKISDFGLAKLCQSKVSKISMIGARGTVGYIAPEVFCRSFGGVTYKSDVYSYGMMVLDMVGQRKDFDMGSLETNEMYFPDWFYMYLEPGKISTLHGGITKEEEEIVEKMILVGLWCIQTIPSHRPSMTKVVEMFEGSLQSLQIPPRPSFSSPKRSVQEHSSTVSSLPCVSSQGDEVNKLSADESDL